The following coding sequences are from one Lepisosteus oculatus isolate fLepOcu1 chromosome 19, fLepOcu1.hap2, whole genome shotgun sequence window:
- the rhbdf1a gene encoding inactive rhomboid protein 1 isoform X4 — protein sequence MSHTNQSTATRTEKSCQEGWPESGGARSMAEPRNDGTSSLQRKKPPWLKLDIPSAQASLDEPPTFVQPFKRQGFLRSISMPAETTRLSSPPGDPRRPALQRQPSITQSIKRGTADWFGVGKDSDATQKWQRKSLWHCSQRYGKLKAQVIREMDLPSQDNISLTSTETPPPLYVPPSQHGMQKIIDPLARGRAFRMAEETDGYSAPHTPVTPGAASLCSFTSSRSGFNRVPRRRKRESVAKMSFRAAAALVKGRSLRESTLRRAQRRSFTPASFLEEDTVDFPDELDTSFFARDGLMHEELSTYADEVFESPSEAAIKEVEAGRAPDEPDLTGSALDKTELERSHLMLPLERGWRKGKEGSLVQPKVRLRQEVVSVSGQRRGQRIAVPVKKLFAKEKRPYGLGMVGKLTNRTYRKRIDSYVKRQIEDMDNHRPFFTYWITFVHLLITILAVCIYGIAPVGFSQHETVDSVLRNKGVYENVKYVQQENFWIGPSSEALIHLGAKFSPCMRQDQEVHELIRQKRAKERDSACCVRNDNSGCVQTSAEECSTTLARWVKWPQDPSVPRPSSGPPRQYGSVCHQDPRTCLEPASVAPHEWPDDITKWPICTRYHAGNRTSLPHMDCTLMGRPCCIGTKGRCEITSREYCDFMKGYFHEEATLCSQVHCMDDVCGLLPFLNPEIPDQFYRLWLSLFLHAGILHCLVSVCFQMTILRDLEKLAGWLRISIIYILSGITGNLASAIFLPYRAEVGPAGSQFGILACLFVELFQCWQILARPWRAFAKLLAVVLFLFAFGLLPWIDNFAHICGFVSGFFLSFAFLPYISFGRMDMYRKRCQIIVFLVVFLGLFGGLAVLFYVYPIKCEWCELLTCIPFTDKFCEKYDLNAHLH from the exons CCGTTCAAGCGCCAGGGATTCCTGAGGAGCATCAGCATGCCGGCGGAGACGACGCGCCTGTCCTCCCCGCCGGGAGACCCCCGCCGCCCCGCCCTGCAGCGCCAGCCCTCCATCACCCAGAGCATCAAGAG GGGCACGGCGGACTGGTTCGGCGTCGGCAAGGACAGCGATGCCACTCAGAAATGGCAGAGGAAGAGCCTGTGGCACTGCAGCCAGCGCTACGGCAAGCTGAAGGCCCAGGTGATCCGCGAGATGGACCTGCCCAGCCAGGACAACATCTCCCTGACCAGCACCGAGACGCCCCCTCCGCTCTACGTGCCCCCATCTCAGCATGGCATGCAGAAG ATCATCGACCCCCTGGCGCGGGGGCGGGCGTTCCGCATGGCGGAGGAGACGGACGGCTACAGCGCGCCCCACACGCCCGTCACGCCCGGCGCCGCCTCGCTCTGCTCCTTCACCAGCTCCCGCTCCGGCTTCAACCGCGTCCCGCGCCGCCGCAAGAGGGAGTCCGTCGCCAAGATGAGCTTCCGGGCCGCGGCCGCGCTCGTCAAG GGCCGCTCGCTCAGAGAGAGCACGCTGCGCCGCGCTCAGAGGCGCAGCTTCACTCCCGCCAGTTTCCTGGAGGAGGACACTGTGGACTTCCCAGACGAGCTGGACACCTCCTTCTTTGCGAGG GACGGGCTCATGCATGAAGAGCTGTCCACGTACGCCGACGAGGTGTTCGAGTCGCCCTCCGAGGCCGCCATCAAGGAGGTGGAGGCGGGCAGGGCCCCGGACGAGCCGGATCTCACGGGCAGCGCCCTGGACAAGACCGAGCTGGAGAGGAGTCACCTCATGCT ACCACTGGAGCGAGGCTGGCGGAAAGGCAAGGAGGGCAGCCTGGTGCAGCCCAAGGTTCGATTACGGCAGGAGGTGGTGAGTGTGAGCGGGCAGCGGCGGGGGCAGCGCATCGCCGTGCCCGTCAAGAAGCTCTTCGCCAAGGAGAAGAGGCCCTACGGGCTGGGCATGGTGGGCAAGCTGACCAACCGGACCTACCGCAAGCGCATCGACAGCTACGTCAAGAGGCAGATCGAGGACATGGACAACCACAG ACCGTTTTTCACGTACTGGATAACGTTCGTCCACCTGCTCATTACCATCCTGGCAGTGTGCATCTATGGCATTGCTCCTGTGGGGTTCTCACAGCACGAAACAGTCGATTCT gttttaagAAATAAAGGGGTTTATGAAAATGTCAAGTACGTTCAACAAGAGAACTTTTGGATTGGACCAAGTTCA GAGGCGCTCATTCACCTGGGGGCGAAGTTCTCCCCGTGCATGCGGCAGGACCAGGAGGTGCACGAGCTGATCCGGCAGAAGCGAGCCAAGGAGCGAGACTCCGCCTGCTGCGTGAGGAACGACAACTCGGGCTGCGTGCAGACGTCTGCCGAGGAGTGCTCT ACAACCCTGGCGAGATGGGTGAAGTGGCCTCAGGACCCCAGCGTCCCCCGGCCCTCGAGCGGCCCCCCGCGGCAGTACGGCTCCGTGTGCCATCAGGACCCGCG GACCTGCCTGGAGCCGGCCTCAGTGGCCCCTCATGAGTGGCCTGATGACATCACCAAGTGGCCG ATCTGCACCCGGTACCACGCGGGGAACCGGACCAGCCTGCCACACATGGACTGCACCCTCATGGGCCGGCCCTGCTGCATCGGCACTAAAGGGAG GTGTGAGATCACTTCCCGCGAATACTGTGACTTCATGAAGGGATACTTCCATGAAGAGGCCACCCTGTGCTCGCAG GTGCACTGCATGGACGACGTGTGCGGATTGCTGCCTTTTCTCAACCCCGAGATCCCTGACCAGTTCTACAGGCTGTGGCTGTCCCTCTTCCTCCATGCTGG GATCCTGCACTGCCTGGTGTCCGTGTGCTTCCAGATGACCATTCTGCGGGACCTAGAGaagctggctggctggctgcgCATCTCCATCATCTATATCCTGAGCGGCATCACTGGGAACCTGGCCAGCGCCATCTTCCTGCCCTACAGAGCTGAG GTGGGACCTGCGGGCTCCCAGTTCGGGATCCTGGCCTGCCTGTTCGTGGAGCTGTTCCAGTGCTGGCAGATCCTGGCCCGGCCCTGGCGCGCCTTCGCCAAGCTGCTGGCCGTCGTGCTCTTCCTCTTCGCCTTCGGCCTGCTGCCCTGGATTGACAACTTCGCGCACATCTGCGGGTTCGTCTCGGGCTTCTTCCTCTCCTTCGCCTTCCTGCCCTACATCAGCTTCGGCCGCATGGACATGTACCGCAAGAGGTGCCAGATCATCGTGTTCCTGGTGGTCTTCCTGGGGCTCTTCGGCGGCCTGGCGGTGCTCTTCTACGTCTACCCCATCAAGTGCGAGTGGTGCGAGCTCCTCACCTGCATCCCCTTCACGGACAAGTTCTGCGAGAAGTACGACCTCAACGCGCACCTGCACTGA
- the rhbdf1a gene encoding inactive rhomboid protein 1 isoform X2, giving the protein MSHTNQSTATRTEKSCQEGWPESGGARSMAEPRNDGTSSLQRKKPPWLKLDIPSAQASLDEPPTFVQPFKRQGFLRSISMPAETTRLSSPPGDPRRPALQRQPSITQSIKSKRVHFERINTVPVKGHRAARRARRKPQSLSKLFLRGTADWFGVGKDSDATQKWQRKSLWHCSQRYGKLKAQVIREMDLPSQDNISLTSTETPPPLYVPPSQHGMQKIIDPLARGRAFRMAEETDGYSAPHTPVTPGAASLCSFTSSRSGFNRVPRRRKRESVAKMSFRAAAALVKGRSLRESTLRRAQRRSFTPASFLEEDTVDFPDELDTSFFARDGLMHEELSTYADEVFESPSEAAIKEVEAGRAPDEPDLTGSALDKTELERSHLMLPLERGWRKGKEGSLVQPKVRLRQEVVSVSGQRRGQRIAVPVKKLFAKEKRPYGLGMVGKLTNRTYRKRIDSYVKRQIEDMDNHRPFFTYWITFVHLLITILAVCIYGIAPVGFSQHETVDSVLRNKGVYENVKYVQQENFWIGPSSEALIHLGAKFSPCMRQDQEVHELIRQKRAKERDSACCVRNDNSGCVQTSAEECSTTLARWVKWPQDPSVPRPSSGPPRQYGSVCHQDPRTCLEPASVAPHEWPDDITKWPICTRYHAGNRTSLPHMDCTLMGRPCCIGTKGRCEITSREYCDFMKGYFHEEATLCSQVHCMDDVCGLLPFLNPEIPDQFYRLWLSLFLHAGILHCLVSVCFQMTILRDLEKLAGWLRISIIYILSGITGNLASAIFLPYRAEVGPAGSQFGILACLFVELFQCWQILARPWRAFAKLLAVVLFLFAFGLLPWIDNFAHICGFVSGFFLSFAFLPYISFGRMDMYRKRCQIIVFLVVFLGLFGGLAVLFYVYPIKCEWCELLTCIPFTDKFCEKYDLNAHLH; this is encoded by the exons CCGTTCAAGCGCCAGGGATTCCTGAGGAGCATCAGCATGCCGGCGGAGACGACGCGCCTGTCCTCCCCGCCGGGAGACCCCCGCCGCCCCGCCCTGCAGCGCCAGCCCTCCATCACCCAGAGCATCAAGAG CAAGAGGGTGCACTTTGAGCGGATTAACACTGTGCCCGTGAAGGGGCACCGTGCTGCCCGCCGGGCGCGAAGGAAGCCACAGTCCTTGTCCAAACTCTTCCTGAG GGGCACGGCGGACTGGTTCGGCGTCGGCAAGGACAGCGATGCCACTCAGAAATGGCAGAGGAAGAGCCTGTGGCACTGCAGCCAGCGCTACGGCAAGCTGAAGGCCCAGGTGATCCGCGAGATGGACCTGCCCAGCCAGGACAACATCTCCCTGACCAGCACCGAGACGCCCCCTCCGCTCTACGTGCCCCCATCTCAGCATGGCATGCAGAAG ATCATCGACCCCCTGGCGCGGGGGCGGGCGTTCCGCATGGCGGAGGAGACGGACGGCTACAGCGCGCCCCACACGCCCGTCACGCCCGGCGCCGCCTCGCTCTGCTCCTTCACCAGCTCCCGCTCCGGCTTCAACCGCGTCCCGCGCCGCCGCAAGAGGGAGTCCGTCGCCAAGATGAGCTTCCGGGCCGCGGCCGCGCTCGTCAAG GGCCGCTCGCTCAGAGAGAGCACGCTGCGCCGCGCTCAGAGGCGCAGCTTCACTCCCGCCAGTTTCCTGGAGGAGGACACTGTGGACTTCCCAGACGAGCTGGACACCTCCTTCTTTGCGAGG GACGGGCTCATGCATGAAGAGCTGTCCACGTACGCCGACGAGGTGTTCGAGTCGCCCTCCGAGGCCGCCATCAAGGAGGTGGAGGCGGGCAGGGCCCCGGACGAGCCGGATCTCACGGGCAGCGCCCTGGACAAGACCGAGCTGGAGAGGAGTCACCTCATGCT ACCACTGGAGCGAGGCTGGCGGAAAGGCAAGGAGGGCAGCCTGGTGCAGCCCAAGGTTCGATTACGGCAGGAGGTGGTGAGTGTGAGCGGGCAGCGGCGGGGGCAGCGCATCGCCGTGCCCGTCAAGAAGCTCTTCGCCAAGGAGAAGAGGCCCTACGGGCTGGGCATGGTGGGCAAGCTGACCAACCGGACCTACCGCAAGCGCATCGACAGCTACGTCAAGAGGCAGATCGAGGACATGGACAACCACAG ACCGTTTTTCACGTACTGGATAACGTTCGTCCACCTGCTCATTACCATCCTGGCAGTGTGCATCTATGGCATTGCTCCTGTGGGGTTCTCACAGCACGAAACAGTCGATTCT gttttaagAAATAAAGGGGTTTATGAAAATGTCAAGTACGTTCAACAAGAGAACTTTTGGATTGGACCAAGTTCA GAGGCGCTCATTCACCTGGGGGCGAAGTTCTCCCCGTGCATGCGGCAGGACCAGGAGGTGCACGAGCTGATCCGGCAGAAGCGAGCCAAGGAGCGAGACTCCGCCTGCTGCGTGAGGAACGACAACTCGGGCTGCGTGCAGACGTCTGCCGAGGAGTGCTCT ACAACCCTGGCGAGATGGGTGAAGTGGCCTCAGGACCCCAGCGTCCCCCGGCCCTCGAGCGGCCCCCCGCGGCAGTACGGCTCCGTGTGCCATCAGGACCCGCG GACCTGCCTGGAGCCGGCCTCAGTGGCCCCTCATGAGTGGCCTGATGACATCACCAAGTGGCCG ATCTGCACCCGGTACCACGCGGGGAACCGGACCAGCCTGCCACACATGGACTGCACCCTCATGGGCCGGCCCTGCTGCATCGGCACTAAAGGGAG GTGTGAGATCACTTCCCGCGAATACTGTGACTTCATGAAGGGATACTTCCATGAAGAGGCCACCCTGTGCTCGCAG GTGCACTGCATGGACGACGTGTGCGGATTGCTGCCTTTTCTCAACCCCGAGATCCCTGACCAGTTCTACAGGCTGTGGCTGTCCCTCTTCCTCCATGCTGG GATCCTGCACTGCCTGGTGTCCGTGTGCTTCCAGATGACCATTCTGCGGGACCTAGAGaagctggctggctggctgcgCATCTCCATCATCTATATCCTGAGCGGCATCACTGGGAACCTGGCCAGCGCCATCTTCCTGCCCTACAGAGCTGAG GTGGGACCTGCGGGCTCCCAGTTCGGGATCCTGGCCTGCCTGTTCGTGGAGCTGTTCCAGTGCTGGCAGATCCTGGCCCGGCCCTGGCGCGCCTTCGCCAAGCTGCTGGCCGTCGTGCTCTTCCTCTTCGCCTTCGGCCTGCTGCCCTGGATTGACAACTTCGCGCACATCTGCGGGTTCGTCTCGGGCTTCTTCCTCTCCTTCGCCTTCCTGCCCTACATCAGCTTCGGCCGCATGGACATGTACCGCAAGAGGTGCCAGATCATCGTGTTCCTGGTGGTCTTCCTGGGGCTCTTCGGCGGCCTGGCGGTGCTCTTCTACGTCTACCCCATCAAGTGCGAGTGGTGCGAGCTCCTCACCTGCATCCCCTTCACGGACAAGTTCTGCGAGAAGTACGACCTCAACGCGCACCTGCACTGA
- the rhbdf1a gene encoding inactive rhomboid protein 1 isoform X3, producing MAEPRNDGTSSLQRKKPPWLKLDIPSAQASLDEPPTFVQPFKRQGFLRSISMPAETTRLSSPPGDPRRPALQRQPSITQSIKSSKRVHFERINTVPVKGHRAARRARRKPQSLSKLFLRGTADWFGVGKDSDATQKWQRKSLWHCSQRYGKLKAQVIREMDLPSQDNISLTSTETPPPLYVPPSQHGMQKIIDPLARGRAFRMAEETDGYSAPHTPVTPGAASLCSFTSSRSGFNRVPRRRKRESVAKMSFRAAAALVKGRSLRESTLRRAQRRSFTPASFLEEDTVDFPDELDTSFFARDGLMHEELSTYADEVFESPSEAAIKEVEAGRAPDEPDLTGSALDKTELERSHLMLPLERGWRKGKEGSLVQPKVRLRQEVVSVSGQRRGQRIAVPVKKLFAKEKRPYGLGMVGKLTNRTYRKRIDSYVKRQIEDMDNHRPFFTYWITFVHLLITILAVCIYGIAPVGFSQHETVDSVLRNKGVYENVKYVQQENFWIGPSSEALIHLGAKFSPCMRQDQEVHELIRQKRAKERDSACCVRNDNSGCVQTSAEECSTTLARWVKWPQDPSVPRPSSGPPRQYGSVCHQDPRTCLEPASVAPHEWPDDITKWPICTRYHAGNRTSLPHMDCTLMGRPCCIGTKGRCEITSREYCDFMKGYFHEEATLCSQVHCMDDVCGLLPFLNPEIPDQFYRLWLSLFLHAGILHCLVSVCFQMTILRDLEKLAGWLRISIIYILSGITGNLASAIFLPYRAEVGPAGSQFGILACLFVELFQCWQILARPWRAFAKLLAVVLFLFAFGLLPWIDNFAHICGFVSGFFLSFAFLPYISFGRMDMYRKRCQIIVFLVVFLGLFGGLAVLFYVYPIKCEWCELLTCIPFTDKFCEKYDLNAHLH from the exons CCGTTCAAGCGCCAGGGATTCCTGAGGAGCATCAGCATGCCGGCGGAGACGACGCGCCTGTCCTCCCCGCCGGGAGACCCCCGCCGCCCCGCCCTGCAGCGCCAGCCCTCCATCACCCAGAGCATCAAGAG CAGCAAGAGGGTGCACTTTGAGCGGATTAACACTGTGCCCGTGAAGGGGCACCGTGCTGCCCGCCGGGCGCGAAGGAAGCCACAGTCCTTGTCCAAACTCTTCCTGAG GGGCACGGCGGACTGGTTCGGCGTCGGCAAGGACAGCGATGCCACTCAGAAATGGCAGAGGAAGAGCCTGTGGCACTGCAGCCAGCGCTACGGCAAGCTGAAGGCCCAGGTGATCCGCGAGATGGACCTGCCCAGCCAGGACAACATCTCCCTGACCAGCACCGAGACGCCCCCTCCGCTCTACGTGCCCCCATCTCAGCATGGCATGCAGAAG ATCATCGACCCCCTGGCGCGGGGGCGGGCGTTCCGCATGGCGGAGGAGACGGACGGCTACAGCGCGCCCCACACGCCCGTCACGCCCGGCGCCGCCTCGCTCTGCTCCTTCACCAGCTCCCGCTCCGGCTTCAACCGCGTCCCGCGCCGCCGCAAGAGGGAGTCCGTCGCCAAGATGAGCTTCCGGGCCGCGGCCGCGCTCGTCAAG GGCCGCTCGCTCAGAGAGAGCACGCTGCGCCGCGCTCAGAGGCGCAGCTTCACTCCCGCCAGTTTCCTGGAGGAGGACACTGTGGACTTCCCAGACGAGCTGGACACCTCCTTCTTTGCGAGG GACGGGCTCATGCATGAAGAGCTGTCCACGTACGCCGACGAGGTGTTCGAGTCGCCCTCCGAGGCCGCCATCAAGGAGGTGGAGGCGGGCAGGGCCCCGGACGAGCCGGATCTCACGGGCAGCGCCCTGGACAAGACCGAGCTGGAGAGGAGTCACCTCATGCT ACCACTGGAGCGAGGCTGGCGGAAAGGCAAGGAGGGCAGCCTGGTGCAGCCCAAGGTTCGATTACGGCAGGAGGTGGTGAGTGTGAGCGGGCAGCGGCGGGGGCAGCGCATCGCCGTGCCCGTCAAGAAGCTCTTCGCCAAGGAGAAGAGGCCCTACGGGCTGGGCATGGTGGGCAAGCTGACCAACCGGACCTACCGCAAGCGCATCGACAGCTACGTCAAGAGGCAGATCGAGGACATGGACAACCACAG ACCGTTTTTCACGTACTGGATAACGTTCGTCCACCTGCTCATTACCATCCTGGCAGTGTGCATCTATGGCATTGCTCCTGTGGGGTTCTCACAGCACGAAACAGTCGATTCT gttttaagAAATAAAGGGGTTTATGAAAATGTCAAGTACGTTCAACAAGAGAACTTTTGGATTGGACCAAGTTCA GAGGCGCTCATTCACCTGGGGGCGAAGTTCTCCCCGTGCATGCGGCAGGACCAGGAGGTGCACGAGCTGATCCGGCAGAAGCGAGCCAAGGAGCGAGACTCCGCCTGCTGCGTGAGGAACGACAACTCGGGCTGCGTGCAGACGTCTGCCGAGGAGTGCTCT ACAACCCTGGCGAGATGGGTGAAGTGGCCTCAGGACCCCAGCGTCCCCCGGCCCTCGAGCGGCCCCCCGCGGCAGTACGGCTCCGTGTGCCATCAGGACCCGCG GACCTGCCTGGAGCCGGCCTCAGTGGCCCCTCATGAGTGGCCTGATGACATCACCAAGTGGCCG ATCTGCACCCGGTACCACGCGGGGAACCGGACCAGCCTGCCACACATGGACTGCACCCTCATGGGCCGGCCCTGCTGCATCGGCACTAAAGGGAG GTGTGAGATCACTTCCCGCGAATACTGTGACTTCATGAAGGGATACTTCCATGAAGAGGCCACCCTGTGCTCGCAG GTGCACTGCATGGACGACGTGTGCGGATTGCTGCCTTTTCTCAACCCCGAGATCCCTGACCAGTTCTACAGGCTGTGGCTGTCCCTCTTCCTCCATGCTGG GATCCTGCACTGCCTGGTGTCCGTGTGCTTCCAGATGACCATTCTGCGGGACCTAGAGaagctggctggctggctgcgCATCTCCATCATCTATATCCTGAGCGGCATCACTGGGAACCTGGCCAGCGCCATCTTCCTGCCCTACAGAGCTGAG GTGGGACCTGCGGGCTCCCAGTTCGGGATCCTGGCCTGCCTGTTCGTGGAGCTGTTCCAGTGCTGGCAGATCCTGGCCCGGCCCTGGCGCGCCTTCGCCAAGCTGCTGGCCGTCGTGCTCTTCCTCTTCGCCTTCGGCCTGCTGCCCTGGATTGACAACTTCGCGCACATCTGCGGGTTCGTCTCGGGCTTCTTCCTCTCCTTCGCCTTCCTGCCCTACATCAGCTTCGGCCGCATGGACATGTACCGCAAGAGGTGCCAGATCATCGTGTTCCTGGTGGTCTTCCTGGGGCTCTTCGGCGGCCTGGCGGTGCTCTTCTACGTCTACCCCATCAAGTGCGAGTGGTGCGAGCTCCTCACCTGCATCCCCTTCACGGACAAGTTCTGCGAGAAGTACGACCTCAACGCGCACCTGCACTGA
- the rhbdf1a gene encoding inactive rhomboid protein 1 isoform X1 has protein sequence MSHTNQSTATRTEKSCQEGWPESGGARSMAEPRNDGTSSLQRKKPPWLKLDIPSAQASLDEPPTFVQPFKRQGFLRSISMPAETTRLSSPPGDPRRPALQRQPSITQSIKSSKRVHFERINTVPVKGHRAARRARRKPQSLSKLFLRGTADWFGVGKDSDATQKWQRKSLWHCSQRYGKLKAQVIREMDLPSQDNISLTSTETPPPLYVPPSQHGMQKIIDPLARGRAFRMAEETDGYSAPHTPVTPGAASLCSFTSSRSGFNRVPRRRKRESVAKMSFRAAAALVKGRSLRESTLRRAQRRSFTPASFLEEDTVDFPDELDTSFFARDGLMHEELSTYADEVFESPSEAAIKEVEAGRAPDEPDLTGSALDKTELERSHLMLPLERGWRKGKEGSLVQPKVRLRQEVVSVSGQRRGQRIAVPVKKLFAKEKRPYGLGMVGKLTNRTYRKRIDSYVKRQIEDMDNHRPFFTYWITFVHLLITILAVCIYGIAPVGFSQHETVDSVLRNKGVYENVKYVQQENFWIGPSSEALIHLGAKFSPCMRQDQEVHELIRQKRAKERDSACCVRNDNSGCVQTSAEECSTTLARWVKWPQDPSVPRPSSGPPRQYGSVCHQDPRTCLEPASVAPHEWPDDITKWPICTRYHAGNRTSLPHMDCTLMGRPCCIGTKGRCEITSREYCDFMKGYFHEEATLCSQVHCMDDVCGLLPFLNPEIPDQFYRLWLSLFLHAGILHCLVSVCFQMTILRDLEKLAGWLRISIIYILSGITGNLASAIFLPYRAEVGPAGSQFGILACLFVELFQCWQILARPWRAFAKLLAVVLFLFAFGLLPWIDNFAHICGFVSGFFLSFAFLPYISFGRMDMYRKRCQIIVFLVVFLGLFGGLAVLFYVYPIKCEWCELLTCIPFTDKFCEKYDLNAHLH, from the exons CCGTTCAAGCGCCAGGGATTCCTGAGGAGCATCAGCATGCCGGCGGAGACGACGCGCCTGTCCTCCCCGCCGGGAGACCCCCGCCGCCCCGCCCTGCAGCGCCAGCCCTCCATCACCCAGAGCATCAAGAG CAGCAAGAGGGTGCACTTTGAGCGGATTAACACTGTGCCCGTGAAGGGGCACCGTGCTGCCCGCCGGGCGCGAAGGAAGCCACAGTCCTTGTCCAAACTCTTCCTGAG GGGCACGGCGGACTGGTTCGGCGTCGGCAAGGACAGCGATGCCACTCAGAAATGGCAGAGGAAGAGCCTGTGGCACTGCAGCCAGCGCTACGGCAAGCTGAAGGCCCAGGTGATCCGCGAGATGGACCTGCCCAGCCAGGACAACATCTCCCTGACCAGCACCGAGACGCCCCCTCCGCTCTACGTGCCCCCATCTCAGCATGGCATGCAGAAG ATCATCGACCCCCTGGCGCGGGGGCGGGCGTTCCGCATGGCGGAGGAGACGGACGGCTACAGCGCGCCCCACACGCCCGTCACGCCCGGCGCCGCCTCGCTCTGCTCCTTCACCAGCTCCCGCTCCGGCTTCAACCGCGTCCCGCGCCGCCGCAAGAGGGAGTCCGTCGCCAAGATGAGCTTCCGGGCCGCGGCCGCGCTCGTCAAG GGCCGCTCGCTCAGAGAGAGCACGCTGCGCCGCGCTCAGAGGCGCAGCTTCACTCCCGCCAGTTTCCTGGAGGAGGACACTGTGGACTTCCCAGACGAGCTGGACACCTCCTTCTTTGCGAGG GACGGGCTCATGCATGAAGAGCTGTCCACGTACGCCGACGAGGTGTTCGAGTCGCCCTCCGAGGCCGCCATCAAGGAGGTGGAGGCGGGCAGGGCCCCGGACGAGCCGGATCTCACGGGCAGCGCCCTGGACAAGACCGAGCTGGAGAGGAGTCACCTCATGCT ACCACTGGAGCGAGGCTGGCGGAAAGGCAAGGAGGGCAGCCTGGTGCAGCCCAAGGTTCGATTACGGCAGGAGGTGGTGAGTGTGAGCGGGCAGCGGCGGGGGCAGCGCATCGCCGTGCCCGTCAAGAAGCTCTTCGCCAAGGAGAAGAGGCCCTACGGGCTGGGCATGGTGGGCAAGCTGACCAACCGGACCTACCGCAAGCGCATCGACAGCTACGTCAAGAGGCAGATCGAGGACATGGACAACCACAG ACCGTTTTTCACGTACTGGATAACGTTCGTCCACCTGCTCATTACCATCCTGGCAGTGTGCATCTATGGCATTGCTCCTGTGGGGTTCTCACAGCACGAAACAGTCGATTCT gttttaagAAATAAAGGGGTTTATGAAAATGTCAAGTACGTTCAACAAGAGAACTTTTGGATTGGACCAAGTTCA GAGGCGCTCATTCACCTGGGGGCGAAGTTCTCCCCGTGCATGCGGCAGGACCAGGAGGTGCACGAGCTGATCCGGCAGAAGCGAGCCAAGGAGCGAGACTCCGCCTGCTGCGTGAGGAACGACAACTCGGGCTGCGTGCAGACGTCTGCCGAGGAGTGCTCT ACAACCCTGGCGAGATGGGTGAAGTGGCCTCAGGACCCCAGCGTCCCCCGGCCCTCGAGCGGCCCCCCGCGGCAGTACGGCTCCGTGTGCCATCAGGACCCGCG GACCTGCCTGGAGCCGGCCTCAGTGGCCCCTCATGAGTGGCCTGATGACATCACCAAGTGGCCG ATCTGCACCCGGTACCACGCGGGGAACCGGACCAGCCTGCCACACATGGACTGCACCCTCATGGGCCGGCCCTGCTGCATCGGCACTAAAGGGAG GTGTGAGATCACTTCCCGCGAATACTGTGACTTCATGAAGGGATACTTCCATGAAGAGGCCACCCTGTGCTCGCAG GTGCACTGCATGGACGACGTGTGCGGATTGCTGCCTTTTCTCAACCCCGAGATCCCTGACCAGTTCTACAGGCTGTGGCTGTCCCTCTTCCTCCATGCTGG GATCCTGCACTGCCTGGTGTCCGTGTGCTTCCAGATGACCATTCTGCGGGACCTAGAGaagctggctggctggctgcgCATCTCCATCATCTATATCCTGAGCGGCATCACTGGGAACCTGGCCAGCGCCATCTTCCTGCCCTACAGAGCTGAG GTGGGACCTGCGGGCTCCCAGTTCGGGATCCTGGCCTGCCTGTTCGTGGAGCTGTTCCAGTGCTGGCAGATCCTGGCCCGGCCCTGGCGCGCCTTCGCCAAGCTGCTGGCCGTCGTGCTCTTCCTCTTCGCCTTCGGCCTGCTGCCCTGGATTGACAACTTCGCGCACATCTGCGGGTTCGTCTCGGGCTTCTTCCTCTCCTTCGCCTTCCTGCCCTACATCAGCTTCGGCCGCATGGACATGTACCGCAAGAGGTGCCAGATCATCGTGTTCCTGGTGGTCTTCCTGGGGCTCTTCGGCGGCCTGGCGGTGCTCTTCTACGTCTACCCCATCAAGTGCGAGTGGTGCGAGCTCCTCACCTGCATCCCCTTCACGGACAAGTTCTGCGAGAAGTACGACCTCAACGCGCACCTGCACTGA